TTGATGAAAATGTCGAGTTTCTGCCGATCCTGATGCTGCATTATTATTCAGTTGAGACAGTTTTCATCTACGTTGTACTCAATCATGTTTCAGTGCTCTGAAGAGATAGTTTACCCTAATACAGTCCCACAATCTTCTGTTGTCTACCTCATAAGTTCAGACCTCGAGTTTAACATCTTTTTCTGTAGGGTTAGCAACTCATGGTTCAAAACTCGATGGATAATATGAACCCACATATCTATCCTTCTCAAGTTGAATACAAGACTTTTGTTTGAGGAAGAATTTGAACCTGTAACGTGCACCAAACCCACACATTATGTGTTGCACCTCGAGTCTGCTATTTCATGCCCAATCCTCTCCAATGACAAATTAACCATTACCCACGATCAGACGACAAACAAAGGTTCATGGCCATGTTAAAACACTTCAGAAGGATCTTCCCCATGTTGCACAGTTGAATGTTCATAAAACTACTCATCAACTAGTCAAGCAATATACCAAATTATATTGAATATAATGTCCTCAAGGGATACAATATTACCCATAAGAGGAGGGATTACTCATTACACATCAGAAGGATCTTCCCCATGTTGCATAGCTGAACAGTTCATAAAACTACTCCTCAACTAGTTGAATATAAGTTCCATAAGAGACAAGATTACCCGTAAGAGAAGGTATTAACCATTGCAAATAGTATCAAAAGAAGAGTTGAGATTTGTCGCAGAATCTTCAGATCGCTATGAAAGTACTTACTACACAATCATTGGGGAAGTAAAAGTTGGATTACAAAATTTCCCTCACATTTCCACGGGTTTGATCACGGAATTGGATGCATCAGCCTACCGTGAGACATACGGCGTCAATCCCAGAACTCTCTCATCAATACATTCTTGATATTTATTCTCACACAGTGATcaagaataagaaaaaataacaagaaTTCAAGGTTAGAGCTAAACTAATCGCAGTTTTTTTTTAAAGGCATTTCATCCTTATTCTCTTATAATACCAGATGTTGTGTATATTATCTTTCCTTTACGAGATATTACTCCATCAAAATTGTGGAATCGTTTCCCCTACGTTGGGGTCGGGAGCAGAAGCAAGCAAATGAGACTTTTTTAAGGGGCCATCAGTCCTCCAATTGTGTGAAAGAGAGACTCCGCCCAGTCTTCTTTGAAAAGCAACTTTTGCAATGTCTGCAGCACATCGTATTCCGGATCCAGTTTTCGCTGCCATCCCTGTAGGAAGATAGACAAGCATAATGTAATACATTCCAACAAGTAATAGACATACTATGCTAAGCTTTTCCTTCTATTGGTATCTGGAAGAAAAATAGAGggaaaaaagaaattatatgGCATAAGGCATGGAAAGAAAAGCATCTAGGAAGAAAAGCAGATAAGTTAAAGAAGACGAGATTAAAGATAACAGAtagaaactaaattattttttggaaaccATCATTCATGCTCAGCGGCTTTCACTTCACAAAATATGCACTTATGTTGTAATTACAACAATTCCAAGAGCCTATATGAACCCAGCTCAATAACCACAAGTTGTACAATACTCTTTATCCTAAAGCATCTTACAAGGTTGGGCTTATCATAATAAAGATGTAGTATGGCACAATTactcctttttttctttaatgGTGGTGTCCGGACTAGCTGCACGCACCTCAACTAATTCCATCGGGTACCtactacctcccaccagcacagGTACTGGGTGACTTTGTCCACCAAGGCTTAAATAGATGGAAAGAAATAACCTAATTTTTTGTCTCCACTGAGATTTGAACCCCATAGTCATGGTTCTCCACCCTTTGGTGCAATATGGTACAATTACTTTTGCTAGCTTTTTTGTTAATTGAATGTCAATAATCGTGTTGTGCAGATGTTTGAGCAATTCATACTTGAGAACCATAGATGCTGACTTCCCCAGCACACATAGCAGATAATAAGAACCATAAAAAAAAGGATAAATTAACTTAAGAATATAGCAGACGAGTCTACGCTGTGCAGAGTTATCAGAGGGTAAAAACATCCAATAAGGCCATAAGGTACCTCCAACACCAAAGTAGTCACAATCACAGTGCAAATGTTGCCATCAATATTCACCCGATGACGTCTAACTTGCTCAAGCAATTGTTGCATGCAATCCGCCGGATGAATGCCACCCCCTTCAGGTGTTCTCCAAAAGTCAAAAGTTCCCTCCACTTCCTATTACCAAAGTGTACATTCTTTTGTTATTCAACAAGGACATGAATCTACAAAAATTGGGGGGTTTCGACATAATTCACTAAGGAGACTACAACAATGTGTATTACTTGTATTCATCAGACAGAAATAGGTGAGACAAAAGGTATTTAAAATCGATTCTCATATTTCACACAAGCAACTCATAAGAAAACATCATAAAGCAGTTTCACATGGGATATCTTTTGATTGTGCATCTCCTTTCTCCTTTTAAGGATACttccattaaaaaaaaaaatttgaaacagcaacaacagcagcaaaCCCAGTgagttcccacaagtggggtctagggagggtagtgtatatgcAAAATAAATAACAAATTGGCATATACACATGCTGCATCAAAAAATTTGTCCATACATCGATGATGTGGTAGCACCATCCCATATAAGGAAGACAAACTTTTAGAAGAACGAACCAATTTGTAAGTTTATTTAACATACTGATGTATGGCCCTAAGATAAGATGAGAGGGAGTTTTTGCTTTTTAATTCTTTCCTTTATTATCCCCGAAAGACTCATAATGTACTATATGCACTGTGCTTGAACTAAAGTTAAACCAAAATTCAAGATGCGAATTAATACGTCTATTTAGCTTTTCCTTCTTGGACATTGAATTGACTCCTGAGAATCTAGCGACCAATAGTCTGCCACACTCTACAGTTTTGAGCTTCATCATTCTTTGACAACAATTATTAGAAGGCTAGGAAAGCACCTTGATGAATTCCTCTGGGTTCGGACAGCTCTGTTGTTTAGATAGTCCAAGAGTACATTCTGCGGCAGAGCGGCCATCTCGAAGTGCCACAGCCTTAAAGAACTCCAGCAGAAGGAGTCGATCCTTATTAGATAGCTCAGCAGTCATACCCACATCTAGGAAGACCACATGAGGCCTCGATTTGAAAAGTCCTTTACCTGAACCTCTGTCTTGCGGTGTTCTAACAAGAATGTTCCCAGGATGCATGTCTGCATGTATGAAATTGTCCACCTGGAATTAAAGAGTATAGTATCAAAAAAGAGCGCAGAAATAAATTTAGTGACTATGTTGCAGAAATAAAGAACTGCAAGATCCCAATGGAATAGCATTTCCCCCTCACCCTAacgaaaaggagaaaagaataaACAATCTCAACTTGAAGACTAGTTCGACAGCTTACAGACTTCTTactcaaaaatagaagaaaagaacgAAACAGCCAATACAGACTTGTTCAAATAAAGGAAGTTCTCCACTTTTTCTGAAAAACTGCCTTCAGCAATCTACTAGGCCAACATGTTTGATAACCTTGGTCACTAAtagtgagcaccctccacttccaaccaagaggttgtgagttcgagtcatcccaagagcaaggtggagagttcttggagggagggagccgagggtttatcggaaacagcctctctacccaagggtaggggtaaggtctgcgtacaaactaccctccccagaccccactagtgggattatactgggttgtagttgttgttggtggtggtggtCACTAACCCGGAGTGTTTTATGCATTATTACCATTGCAGAAACTCGAGTTGCAACATGCAAAGGTGATTTaggtatttatttttttatcagAAGTTGATTTAGGTATTTATTAATGCAATTCAGAGATAATGCTCAGAAATCCTACATGATGGCCTGATAAAGCAACCCTTTTTTTCCTTATTGGTATGTTAAACCCCAACCCCAACTAATGCCCTTGCACAGGAGTCGACTATGGTCCCTCTATCACCGAACTTCAATATTGGAGGTGAATGGTTCTTAAAATTAGGATATCCTCCCTTGTCTTAGGAACCCATTTTTACTCATGTACTTAAGTAGTTACTTTCAGTTGAAGTTTCTATTGTCATATTCCTTCTTGTATTACTTGTGGTGATGATAACCAAGCTTTGACTTTTCCGGAACGGCTAAAATTACACAGACATACCAACATCATCTTTAGTAGTGCATGAGTCCCAATGTGCGCAAGGGCACTTCTGACACTCTCACGTCCGTCGAGCTCTTTAATATGTTCTTCAAGCTCTTCAATGTAGCGCAAGACATTTTCACCATCTTCATAAGTTTCCACTAAAACTGCTGGATGCACCAAAGGATATAGAGGTCTGGGAAATGATACATCCTTCCATCTGCGGAAGTTGTATATGAACCGACTTAAGTTAGCTGCTTCCCTAGAAAGATCAACCTGAGACATCATAAAGACCGCAAACTGCTGTATGCTTTCATCCAGTCTTAACCACTTCAAAGTCgggaagacttttgaaacttttgCAAACAAGTTAATTAATACGAAATCCCTCCTAATAGATTCACCAACGCCTGGGTGCCTAACTTTGACGGCCACACGAATGGGTTTAACCCGTTGTCTAGGATATCGAAATCTCAAGGTAGCCCGATGAATTTGAGCAATACTACCAGATGCGACAggctcctcctcaaaattttcgAATATTTCAGGCAGCTTGCGTCCGAACGCCTTTTCGATGCTTCTTTTTGTGTACGCATAGCTATGTGCTGGTGCCTTAGAATGGAGTTCCGCAAGTTCATTACACATATCATCTGGAAATAGATCTGGCCTTGCTGCCGCCCATTGACCCCACTTAATGAACGCTGGACCTGCCTTCTCTAGAGTTTTTCGCACAGCACGAAGCCACTTCTTCCTAAATTCAATACCAAGGGAGTCTGCAAAAGGAGCCATAAGTATACACGGGGAGAACAATAGTGTTAAGTATACAGCTCTGAAGAGCAAAATCAAGCCCTCTACAAGTAAGAAGACAACTGAAGTCAGGTAGACATGTCCATCCTTTGCATGCATGTAGAGTGATTCCGGGGATGTGAAGCCTTCTGCTTCGGCAAACACACTTCGCTTCCATGCTAGCTCTCCGATAAGGAAGGCCAAAATGCCAGGAGAAACCAGATGTGAGCGAGACAAAGCAAGGCTCATCATACACGTAACCCTACTTATCGGTGGCAGAATTGCTCCGCCGCTTGAATGAATTTGAAGTAGCCGTTTCCAGGCAATTCGAGCATGGTGTGACACTGTCTCACTTGTTAGGAACAAACAACTCGATTTAGAATTGTATACCTTCCATAAGGTTCCTTTTGCCTCATATAAAACGCTGGAGGTAAATCCTCTATGACAAACTCTACATTGTGAATGTAATCTGGAAAAGATGTAAGAAAATCCGGCAGGGCAAGACGTCCAAACCTCTGAGTAGCTGGCCTTTGGGCTGGCAAGAAAGGCATGAGCAACCCTTTTAACGCTGCCCTTCACCAAAATTCTGCACCtgacaaaacaaaacacatacTATAACAGTCACACTTTTTTGATTGTTTACACTAACAGTCACACTTGGCTGAGCAAAGCTCAAATTGTTGGGGTTAAAGAAACTAATTTTGACATAATGACAAATATTTTGCTTACAATATGTTCCTAGTTGAAATCTTTTTTCACTGTTCAGTTCATGAGTTGTAGAAACTGTTTCTCCAAGGAAAAATGTTTTCTACCAAAAGAGGGAGAATAACTTCGTTACATATGGGCAGTAGTTATTTTACCTTTACAAGTACTGGATTCTTACTCTACATGACTTGCTTCATCAAACAGTTGAACACTGTTGTCAACATTTAGTATTCAAAAACATCATGAAACACTGTCGTTATTCCCTATCCTCTACCTCGTAAGATTGCCATACTTCATCTACTTTTATACCATCTAAATCCTAAGTACCTCCCAGTGTTATAAATAGCGCTCGCCT
The nucleotide sequence above comes from Nicotiana tabacum cultivar K326 chromosome 12, ASM71507v2, whole genome shotgun sequence. Encoded proteins:
- the LOC107813333 gene encoding uncharacterized protein LOC107813333 isoform X2 — its product is MATSRILVKGSVKRVAHAFLASPKASYSEVWTSCPAGFSYIFSRLHSQCRVCHRGFTSSVLYEAKGTLWKVYNSKSSCLFLTSETVSHHARIAWKRLLQIHSSGGAILPPISRVTCMMSLALSRSHLVSPGILAFLIGELAWKRSVFAEAEGFTSPESLYMHAKDGHVYLTSVVFLLVEGLILLFRAVYLTLLFSPCILMAPFADSLGIEFRKKWLRAVRKTLEKAGPAFIKWGQWAAARPDLFPDDMCNELAELHSKAPAHSYAYTKRSIEKAFGRKLPEIFENFEEEPVASGSIAQIHRATLRFRYPRQRVKPIRVAVKVRHPGVGESIRRDFVLINLFAKVSKVFPTLKWLRLDESIQQFAVFMMSQVDLSREAANLSRFIYNFRRWKDVSFPRPLYPLVHPAVLVETYEDGENVLRYIEELEEHIKELDGRESVRSALAHIGTHALLKMMLVDNFIHADMHPGNILVRTPQDRGSGKGLFKSRPHVVFLDVGMTAELSNKDRLLLLEFFKAVALRDGRSAAECTLGLSKQQSCPNPEEFIKEVEGTFDFWRTPEGGGIHPADCMQQLLEQVRRHRVNIDGNICTVIVTTLVLEGWQRKLDPEYDVLQTLQKLLFKEDWAESLFHTIGGLMAP
- the LOC107813333 gene encoding uncharacterized protein LOC107813333 isoform X1 — translated: MATSRCRILVKGSVKRVAHAFLASPKASYSEVWTSCPAGFSYIFSRLHSQCRVCHRGFTSSVLYEAKGTLWKVYNSKSSCLFLTSETVSHHARIAWKRLLQIHSSGGAILPPISRVTCMMSLALSRSHLVSPGILAFLIGELAWKRSVFAEAEGFTSPESLYMHAKDGHVYLTSVVFLLVEGLILLFRAVYLTLLFSPCILMAPFADSLGIEFRKKWLRAVRKTLEKAGPAFIKWGQWAAARPDLFPDDMCNELAELHSKAPAHSYAYTKRSIEKAFGRKLPEIFENFEEEPVASGSIAQIHRATLRFRYPRQRVKPIRVAVKVRHPGVGESIRRDFVLINLFAKVSKVFPTLKWLRLDESIQQFAVFMMSQVDLSREAANLSRFIYNFRRWKDVSFPRPLYPLVHPAVLVETYEDGENVLRYIEELEEHIKELDGRESVRSALAHIGTHALLKMMLVDNFIHADMHPGNILVRTPQDRGSGKGLFKSRPHVVFLDVGMTAELSNKDRLLLLEFFKAVALRDGRSAAECTLGLSKQQSCPNPEEFIKEVEGTFDFWRTPEGGGIHPADCMQQLLEQVRRHRVNIDGNICTVIVTTLVLEGWQRKLDPEYDVLQTLQKLLFKEDWAESLFHTIGGLMAP